A genomic window from Sulfurospirillum diekertiae includes:
- a CDS encoding NAD(P)/FAD-dependent oxidoreductase has protein sequence MSLKIHDILFIGAGASALMAASHLQGHDVALVDTNPKIGAKLLISGGGKCNLTNRFATADNYLGDQAFIAPILSSFDASSTLSFVKQHHLSIEERDHGQIFCANSAKELVSLFGRLTSYCTFYLSTKVLHVTKNDHFVVQSDKGEIHAKKVVVASGGLSYASIGASDIGYKIAASFGHTIVTPSPALVGLTLQKEQFWMKELSGIALPVVLHVEGKRFSENLLFAHKGISGPVVLSGSLYWKKGNITIDFLPHIQRMEALLKAQSKKQIITALGLPRRLIKAFLDAMGMEDKVLSKLTVHERTLLCSLKSYTFAPAGNFGYTKAEVTKGGVSTSEIDQASFESLKCKDLYFIGEVLDVTGELGGFNFQWAFASASLFVKAII, from the coding sequence TTGAGTTTGAAAATCCACGATATTCTTTTTATTGGTGCGGGTGCAAGTGCGCTGATGGCAGCTTCGCACTTACAAGGGCATGATGTTGCTTTGGTGGATACTAATCCTAAAATAGGGGCAAAATTATTGATCTCAGGTGGAGGCAAATGCAATCTCACCAATCGTTTTGCAACAGCTGATAATTATTTGGGCGATCAAGCGTTTATTGCGCCCATTCTCTCTTCCTTTGATGCCTCATCAACACTCTCTTTTGTAAAACAGCACCACCTTAGTATAGAAGAACGTGACCATGGTCAGATCTTTTGTGCCAATAGTGCTAAAGAGTTGGTTTCCCTTTTTGGACGTTTGACTTCGTATTGCACGTTTTATCTTTCTACTAAGGTTTTACATGTAACGAAAAATGACCACTTTGTTGTGCAGAGCGACAAAGGTGAAATTCATGCCAAAAAAGTGGTGGTTGCCAGTGGAGGACTCAGTTATGCAAGTATTGGAGCCAGCGATATTGGTTATAAAATTGCAGCGTCCTTTGGACATACTATCGTGACTCCTTCTCCTGCCCTTGTTGGATTAACGCTTCAAAAAGAGCAATTTTGGATGAAAGAACTCAGTGGTATTGCTCTGCCTGTGGTTTTACATGTAGAAGGGAAACGTTTTAGTGAAAATCTTCTCTTTGCTCACAAAGGTATTAGTGGGCCTGTCGTTTTAAGTGGGTCGCTGTATTGGAAAAAAGGGAATATCACGATTGACTTTTTGCCGCACATTCAGCGTATGGAAGCTTTATTGAAAGCACAGAGTAAAAAGCAGATTATTACAGCACTTGGGCTTCCAAGACGTCTGATTAAAGCCTTTTTGGATGCTATGGGAATGGAAGACAAAGTGCTTTCCAAATTAACGGTTCACGAGCGAACATTACTCTGCTCTTTAAAGTCTTATACCTTTGCTCCTGCTGGAAATTTTGGCTACACTAAAGCGGAAGTGACAAAGGGTGGTGTCAGTACATCTGAAATTGATCAAGCCAGTTTTGAAAGCCTGAAATGTAAGGATCTTTATTTTATCGGTGAAGTGCTTGATGTCACAGGCGAATTAGGCGGTTTTAATTTTCAATGGGCATTTGCATCTGCCTCACTTTTTGTCAAAGCAATTATTTGA
- a CDS encoding SIMPL domain-containing protein (The SIMPL domain is named for its presence in mouse protein SIMPL (signalling molecule that associates with mouse pelle-like kinase). Bacterial member BP26, from Brucella, was shown to assemble into a channel-like structure, while YggE from E. coli has been associated with resistance to oxidative stress.) yields MKIRVMLLLSFLPLFASAAMSITTNEHVSQALTPDVLRAQIGFEEQNKSADGIKEHLNAIVASVKQFDPKGEFCQGGGYYLTPRYTYKDQKQIFIGYGGTLSFGCDFKSIDHYNALLAAIQKIKAQSVLINQSALTWEVSLKARNSAHLAMRTSLLQTASEQASFFSKETKMHCEISAVTFEGTEPQPVMMKRMLARANAPLKEEYAPTEEPILHEETLFLSATVNYTCATK; encoded by the coding sequence ATGAAAATACGAGTAATGCTTCTGTTAAGCTTTCTACCACTTTTCGCCAGTGCAGCCATGAGCATCACCACCAACGAGCATGTTTCTCAAGCATTAACGCCTGATGTCTTACGTGCTCAGATTGGTTTTGAAGAGCAAAATAAAAGTGCTGATGGGATTAAAGAACATCTCAATGCTATTGTCGCTTCGGTCAAACAGTTCGACCCTAAAGGTGAGTTTTGCCAGGGTGGTGGCTATTATCTTACCCCTCGTTACACCTATAAAGATCAAAAGCAAATTTTTATTGGCTACGGTGGCACGCTCTCTTTTGGATGCGATTTTAAGTCCATTGATCATTACAATGCCCTCTTAGCGGCAATTCAGAAAATCAAAGCGCAAAGTGTTCTTATCAATCAAAGTGCTCTAACATGGGAAGTGAGTTTGAAAGCTCGCAATAGTGCGCACCTTGCAATGCGTACCTCTTTGTTACAAACAGCGAGTGAACAAGCGTCCTTTTTTTCAAAAGAGACGAAGATGCACTGCGAAATCAGTGCGGTTACTTTTGAAGGAACTGAGCCTCAACCTGTTATGATGAAGCGTATGCTCGCACGGGCAAATGCCCCTTTAAAAGAGGAGTATGCACCTACCGAAGAGCCTATTTTGCATGAGGAAACCCTCTTTTTATCGGCAACCGTCAATTATACATGTGCAACTAAGTAA
- a CDS encoding tRNA (cytidine(34)-2'-O)-methyltransferase: MFNIVLVHPQIPQNTGSIGRMCVNADCKLHIVKPTMFEISDKSVKRAGLDYWHLLDVTVWENLDAFLEAHKDKLERFFFATTKTKKTYFEASFKPGDFLFFGGESTGLPMELMQMKWENAITIPMGKNGRSLNQATSAGIILYDAIRQNFETFKLTSWS; the protein is encoded by the coding sequence ATGTTCAATATCGTTTTAGTTCATCCCCAAATCCCGCAAAATACGGGGAGTATTGGTCGTATGTGCGTTAATGCCGATTGTAAATTGCACATCGTTAAGCCGACCATGTTTGAGATCAGTGATAAGAGTGTGAAACGCGCAGGGTTAGATTATTGGCATTTGTTGGACGTGACGGTTTGGGAAAATTTAGATGCTTTTTTAGAAGCGCACAAAGACAAATTGGAGCGTTTCTTTTTTGCGACAACCAAAACAAAGAAAACTTACTTTGAAGCCTCTTTTAAACCGGGGGATTTTCTCTTTTTTGGAGGAGAGTCTACAGGACTTCCGATGGAGTTGATGCAAATGAAATGGGAAAATGCCATCACCATTCCGATGGGAAAAAATGGCAGAAGCTTGAACCAAGCGACTTCGGCTGGCATTATTCTCTACGATGCTATTCGTCAAAATTTTGAGACATTTAAATTAACATCTTGGTCATAA
- the purU gene encoding formyltetrahydrofolate deformylase translates to METAKNYILKIDCSDEKGLIYRIADVVFKYQLNIIKNDEYVDRENGKFFMRAELSGEVNMNEFQGTLQAMLPAHAEIYVAEARKKDIILMGTKETHCLGDILLKHDSDDLNANILAIVSNYEDLRDLSNKFNIPFHCVSHEGLNRAEHEAKVLEVLAQYTVDYIVLAKYMRILSSEFVGHYDERMINIHHSFLPAFVGANPYKQAFARGVKIIGATAHFVNNNLDEGPIIAQDVVRVNHEMTWRDMQRAGRNVEKVVLSNALDLVFEERIFVHDNKTIIF, encoded by the coding sequence ATGGAAACAGCTAAAAATTATATTCTAAAAATTGATTGTTCAGATGAGAAGGGGTTGATTTACCGTATTGCGGATGTGGTGTTTAAGTACCAACTGAACATTATCAAAAATGATGAGTATGTTGACAGAGAAAATGGTAAATTTTTTATGCGTGCGGAGCTGAGTGGCGAAGTCAACATGAACGAATTTCAAGGAACGCTTCAAGCGATGTTGCCAGCGCATGCAGAGATTTATGTAGCAGAAGCACGCAAAAAAGACATCATCTTAATGGGTACCAAAGAGACACACTGTTTGGGTGATATTTTACTGAAGCATGATAGTGATGATCTCAATGCGAATATTTTAGCGATTGTTTCAAACTACGAAGATTTAAGAGATTTGAGCAATAAATTTAACATTCCTTTTCATTGTGTCAGTCATGAAGGATTGAACCGAGCCGAACATGAGGCAAAAGTATTGGAAGTGTTGGCGCAATATACCGTAGATTATATTGTTTTAGCGAAGTATATGCGCATTTTATCGAGTGAATTTGTAGGGCATTATGACGAGCGAATGATCAACATTCATCACTCCTTCTTACCGGCTTTTGTGGGAGCAAATCCTTATAAACAGGCATTTGCAAGAGGTGTTAAAATTATTGGAGCGACTGCACACTTTGTTAACAATAACCTCGATGAAGGTCCAATTATCGCGCAAGATGTCGTTCGCGTGAATCATGAAATGACGTGGCGTGATATGCAACGTGCAGGTCGCAATGTAGAAAAAGTAGTGCTCTCCAATGCCCTTGATTTGGTCTTTGAAGAGCGTATTTTCGTACACGACAATAAAACAATTATATTTTGA
- a CDS encoding CCA tRNA nucleotidyltransferase, translating into MKLNCVFPAHFDQQIQNAIAFLKPYTKRAYLVGGSVRDLCLDEPLHDLDIEVYDITPENFDSLMQRVGAVGVGKSFFVYKLGNIDFSLPRVEHKRGVGHTAFEVAICQDEKEASRRRDFSVNAMMLNIFSGQLLDFWGGKEAIVHKTLAIMDERSFREDSLRVLRAMQFSARLGFKIAPQSVDVMQSIDLSDLSRPRILWEFEKLFRASFLHYGLFYMYELHLFEKCFTCNVENHFFEIARELLRYKQNFEEALRPYYFVYIVANRLKQNPLQWFRMLDAPNHYLQTFKYQPFFEGEISDEMLLHVSLELPLKLWLGNYRNGVKEKACKLGIWNEIFTGDVSVQEVIRDGFEKEAIRHELKRRRIEKIKQVCK; encoded by the coding sequence ATGAAATTAAATTGCGTTTTCCCTGCGCATTTTGATCAACAAATACAAAATGCTATTGCATTTTTGAAGCCTTATACCAAGCGAGCTTATTTGGTAGGAGGCAGTGTGCGAGATCTCTGTTTAGATGAACCTTTGCACGATTTAGATATAGAAGTATATGATATTACCCCAGAGAACTTTGATAGCTTGATGCAGCGTGTCGGCGCTGTGGGTGTTGGGAAAAGTTTTTTTGTCTATAAGCTTGGCAATATCGATTTTTCATTGCCTCGGGTTGAGCACAAACGTGGTGTGGGACATACTGCTTTTGAAGTTGCTATCTGTCAAGATGAAAAAGAGGCATCGAGGCGTCGTGATTTTAGCGTCAATGCGATGATGCTGAATATTTTTAGCGGACAGTTACTTGATTTTTGGGGTGGCAAAGAGGCGATTGTGCATAAAACACTCGCTATCATGGATGAAAGAAGTTTTAGAGAAGATAGTTTGAGGGTGCTTCGCGCGATGCAATTTAGCGCACGTCTTGGCTTCAAGATAGCGCCTCAAAGTGTGGACGTGATGCAAAGTATTGATCTGAGCGATCTGAGTCGTCCGCGTATTTTATGGGAGTTTGAAAAGCTCTTTCGCGCTTCTTTTTTGCACTATGGACTTTTTTACATGTATGAGCTTCATCTCTTTGAAAAATGCTTTACATGTAACGTTGAAAACCACTTTTTTGAGATCGCACGCGAATTGCTACGATACAAGCAAAATTTTGAAGAGGCTCTTCGTCCTTACTATTTTGTTTATATCGTCGCCAATCGTTTGAAGCAAAATCCCTTGCAATGGTTTAGGATGCTTGATGCACCCAATCATTATCTGCAAACCTTCAAGTATCAGCCTTTTTTTGAAGGGGAGATAAGCGATGAAATGCTTTTACATGTAAGCCTTGAATTGCCTCTGAAACTCTGGCTTGGAAATTACCGAAATGGTGTTAAAGAAAAAGCATGTAAACTTGGAATTTGGAATGAAATTTTTACAGGAGACGTGAGTGTCCAAGAGGTGATCCGTGATGGATTTGAAAAAGAAGCCATTAGGCATGAATTAAAACGAAGACGAATTGAAAAAATAAAACAGGTGTGTAAATAG
- a CDS encoding CiaD-like domain-containing protein yields MELKDMILSTLKELEEVVPKEEQQQTLQPPRIREPEPETETVSFEPEPLLELNEEINMIKAYGMPQESEEESCHESQKQFYMNLRERILVLFEGFQSPNNRNIEAKIDLTLNFLEYLLATIDEQLEQMEATKK; encoded by the coding sequence ATGGAATTAAAAGATATGATTCTCTCAACGCTCAAAGAGCTTGAAGAGGTAGTACCCAAAGAAGAGCAACAACAAACACTTCAACCACCGCGTATACGTGAACCTGAACCTGAAACTGAAACTGTTTCATTTGAACCAGAGCCACTGTTAGAATTGAATGAAGAGATCAATATGATCAAGGCGTATGGTATGCCTCAGGAGAGCGAAGAAGAGTCTTGTCATGAGAGCCAAAAACAGTTTTACATGAATCTTAGAGAGCGTATTTTGGTGCTCTTTGAAGGGTTTCAGTCCCCCAATAATCGAAATATAGAAGCCAAAATAGATTTGACACTCAATTTTTTAGAGTACCTTTTAGCAACGATTGATGAACAACTGGAGCAGATGGAAGCCACGAAAAAATGA
- a CDS encoding tetratricopeptide repeat protein → MKTLTLASIYELQGLKNEALDIYKELLRENPDNKEAKIAIKRLSGIRKKYLGVDEEMKKFFLTMNSEVEFLEFERWLVKLWN, encoded by the coding sequence ATGAAAACACTCACGCTCGCTTCGATCTACGAACTCCAAGGTCTTAAAAATGAGGCTTTGGATATTTACAAAGAGTTACTTCGTGAAAATCCTGACAATAAAGAGGCAAAAATTGCTATTAAACGTCTTTCCGGGATTCGCAAAAAGTATTTGGGCGTAGATGAAGAGATGAAGAAATTTTTTTTAACAATGAACTCAGAAGTGGAATTTTTAGAATTTGAAAGGTGGTTGGTAAAGCTATGGAATTAA
- the leuB gene encoding 3-isopropylmalate dehydrogenase, translating to MKKTYKIAVIRGDGIGPEIVDEAIKVLDSVCSHENFELRYEEYLMGGVAYDFKGTPLPDETIEGCLKADAVLFGAIGGQKWDTLPREFRPETGLLKLRKSLGLFANLRPTAIFDELLDASTLKPEVLKGVDLLVVRELIGGIYFGEPRGNDGFKGYNTMVYTKPEIERIAHVAFESAMKRRKEVCSVDKANVLEVSQLWRDTVIEVAKEYPEVTLTHMYVDNAAMQLVRNPRQFDVILTGNIFGDILSDEASMISGSIGLLPSASMGGKVGLFEPIHGSAPDIAGQGIANPLATILSASMMLRFALGETKAADRIELAIKKALHDGYRTKDLANYGAKEVCSTTQIGSIIADYVAKI from the coding sequence ATGAAAAAGACTTATAAAATAGCAGTAATTAGAGGCGATGGTATTGGTCCTGAAATTGTGGATGAAGCGATTAAAGTGCTTGATAGTGTCTGTTCCCATGAAAATTTTGAACTGCGTTATGAAGAGTACCTTATGGGTGGCGTGGCATATGATTTTAAAGGAACACCACTTCCTGATGAGACGATTGAAGGTTGTCTCAAAGCCGATGCCGTTTTGTTTGGCGCCATCGGTGGTCAAAAATGGGACACTCTGCCACGTGAATTTCGCCCAGAGACGGGACTTTTAAAACTTCGTAAATCACTAGGACTTTTTGCCAATCTTCGTCCAACGGCTATTTTTGATGAATTGTTAGATGCCAGTACGCTTAAACCTGAAGTGTTAAAAGGGGTTGACCTTTTAGTGGTTCGTGAACTTATCGGTGGTATTTACTTTGGTGAACCTCGTGGTAATGATGGCTTTAAAGGCTACAACACGATGGTCTACACCAAACCTGAAATCGAGCGTATCGCACATGTTGCTTTTGAGTCTGCCATGAAACGTCGTAAAGAAGTCTGTTCGGTTGATAAAGCGAATGTTTTGGAAGTAAGTCAACTGTGGCGAGATACCGTGATTGAAGTGGCTAAAGAGTACCCTGAAGTAACCTTAACACACATGTATGTCGATAATGCTGCGATGCAACTGGTACGTAATCCTCGTCAATTTGATGTCATTTTAACGGGCAATATCTTTGGAGATATTCTGAGTGATGAGGCCAGTATGATCAGTGGTTCTATTGGTCTGTTGCCATCTGCTTCTATGGGTGGGAAAGTGGGTCTTTTTGAACCGATTCACGGATCTGCTCCAGACATTGCAGGACAAGGTATTGCCAATCCACTCGCGACCATTTTAAGTGCCTCTATGATGCTTCGTTTTGCACTTGGCGAAACAAAAGCGGCAGATCGCATCGAACTTGCCATTAAAAAAGCGTTGCATGATGGCTATCGTACCAAAGACTTAGCCAATTATGGTGCTAAGGAAGTGTGCTCAACCACACAAATTGGCTCTATCATCGCGGATTATGTAGCTAAAATATGA
- a CDS encoding 3-isopropylmalate dehydratase small subunit gives MSTISGKVWYFGDNIDTDLIIAARYLNTSDPKELAKHVMEDADPDFVNKVKAGDIIVAGENFGCGSSREHAPIALKAAGVSAVVAKSFARIFYRNAFNTGLPIFELAETDAIKEGDTIAISMESGEVKNGTKIYKFTPIPPFMQELIGCGGLMNYAKKEIMK, from the coding sequence ATGAGTACGATTAGCGGAAAAGTATGGTATTTTGGCGATAACATCGACACTGACTTAATCATTGCGGCACGTTATTTAAATACGTCTGACCCAAAAGAGTTGGCAAAACACGTGATGGAAGACGCTGATCCTGATTTTGTGAACAAAGTCAAAGCGGGCGACATCATTGTTGCGGGTGAAAACTTTGGGTGTGGTAGTAGTCGTGAACACGCTCCCATCGCATTGAAAGCTGCGGGTGTGAGTGCGGTTGTTGCAAAAAGTTTTGCACGTATTTTTTACCGAAATGCGTTTAATACAGGGCTTCCTATTTTTGAACTGGCTGAAACCGATGCCATCAAAGAGGGTGATACTATTGCCATCTCTATGGAGAGTGGTGAAGTAAAAAACGGTACAAAAATCTATAAATTTACGCCAATTCCTCCTTTTATGCAAGAGCTTATCGGATGCGGTGGATTGATGAATTATGCAAAAAAAGAGATAATGAAATGA
- a CDS encoding ABC transporter ATP-binding protein, protein MEIIHFEHVNVAYDEQDVLHDINLSIKEGQHTVILGANGSGKSTLLKLFSNDIYPRFSEASIKEVFGKKVWDIWELKKHLGIITNDLHYQFSDRAPNLSGFEVTLSGFYSSFHIYEHQEFSPLHVKKVEEVLDFLEIRHLRDKHISEMSTGELRKCIIARSLVHEPKAMILDEPTVGLDIKAQLNFIELIRKIATQRTIILVTHHLEEIFEEISQVVLIKQGCIVAQGEKEALLNDVQLSAVFDLPLHVKCEKGRYFVQSVG, encoded by the coding sequence ATGGAAATTATTCATTTTGAGCATGTGAATGTTGCTTACGACGAACAGGATGTGTTGCATGACATCAATCTTAGCATTAAAGAGGGTCAGCATACGGTTATTTTAGGTGCGAATGGTTCAGGGAAGTCAACTCTTTTGAAACTTTTCTCCAACGATATTTATCCACGTTTCAGTGAAGCGAGCATTAAAGAAGTATTTGGCAAAAAGGTTTGGGATATTTGGGAACTTAAAAAGCATCTGGGCATCATCACCAATGATTTGCACTACCAATTTAGCGATAGAGCACCTAATTTGAGTGGTTTTGAGGTTACGCTCTCAGGCTTTTACAGCAGCTTTCACATCTATGAGCATCAAGAATTTTCACCTTTACATGTAAAAAAAGTGGAAGAGGTTTTGGACTTTTTGGAGATACGGCATTTAAGAGACAAACATATCTCAGAGATGTCCACAGGAGAGCTAAGGAAGTGCATTATCGCGCGCTCTTTGGTGCATGAGCCAAAAGCGATGATACTCGATGAACCCACCGTGGGGCTTGACATCAAGGCGCAGCTCAATTTTATTGAGTTGATCCGTAAAATTGCAACACAGCGTACGATCATATTAGTGACCCATCACTTAGAGGAGATTTTTGAGGAGATTTCACAAGTGGTGTTGATCAAACAAGGTTGTATTGTTGCGCAAGGAGAAAAAGAAGCACTTTTAAACGATGTTCAACTTTCCGCAGTTTTTGATCTACCTTTACATGTAAAATGTGAGAAAGGACGCTATTTTGTTCAAAGTGTGGGGTGA
- a CDS encoding efflux RND transporter permease subunit, with amino-acid sequence MFSKFFINRPNFAIVVSLIIIIAGIMAIRTLPVQEYPDVVPPQIIVSTTYAGADAATLENTVASVLEEQINGVDNMLYMMSTTSPSGLLTMNLYFEVGTDMSQAKLDVNNRIRLAESKLPDAVKRQGVEVAERSNDTLRMLALTSENNRYDTIFMSNYAINNLLEEFKRIPGVSEAIIVGNQEYSIRVWLDPQKLSFYNITTTEVINAIKAQNEQYPMGQIGQEPIDKNIAFTYTVTSTGRLNTPEEFAQILIKSNTDGSSLKLGDVATLELGSERYFFKGLFNKQPTSMIRITLTSKANALEVSDLLDKKIEELKKEFPEGLKIDATYDPTLFVRASIHEVVVTLLEAIALVIFVVYLFLGNIRATIIPVLAIPVSIIGTFAGFYATGFSINLLTLFGLTLAIGLVVDDAIIVIENVERILRKENLSVKEATIKAMQEITAPVIAIVLVLSAVFIPAAFMGGLSGTMSRQFAITIVISVVISGLVALTLTPALCSLLLKKEEEEPLWIIQRFNDLFDYITHHFGKIVQNAIRFSLFNLLFFGIMIFVIVKLLGIIPSGLVPKEDKGVFFAVTTLPAAASLSRTHEVNIAVGDVALQNPSVDKVGGFSGSDFSSKAYTTEAGYSYVRLTDWGQRKEANQSVDALSKEIMQKLSSNKEARIVAVSPSAISGLGVSGGFEMYVQNRTGGNYHQLESYAKEIVARASERQELRSVRSTLSSSTPQFRIEVNHQKAKAYGIDIADIYTTIQATFGNIYVNDINIFGRNYRVNVQAKGDFREDTKNYGDIFIKSSDGSNIALSDLVTFKRVLNPNITKRFNMFPSAQILGETNAGYSSGEGLKIMEEIAAEVLPEGYSIAWGGASLQEKKLLETGNLSFVFAIVFIFLILVALYESWMIPWAIVLAVPFALLGAALSIWLRGLQNDIYFQIGLITLVGLSAKNAILMVEFALQKMEEGFSLIDATIEGAKIRFRPIIMTSFAFIAGTLPLALSSGAGANSRHIIGTTVVGGMVTLTLIGVFFTPLFFYLIMKGKEKFLLTFKSQKPKT; translated from the coding sequence ATGTTTTCCAAATTTTTTATCAATCGACCTAATTTTGCTATCGTTGTTTCGCTGATTATTATCATCGCAGGTATTATGGCGATTAGAACACTTCCTGTTCAAGAGTACCCTGATGTTGTACCCCCTCAGATCATCGTCTCCACGACTTACGCTGGAGCTGATGCCGCTACTTTGGAAAATACCGTAGCCTCTGTCCTTGAAGAACAAATCAACGGTGTGGACAACATGCTCTATATGATGTCTACCACCTCGCCCAGTGGACTTCTTACCATGAACCTCTATTTTGAGGTGGGAACCGATATGTCCCAAGCCAAACTGGATGTTAACAACCGTATACGTTTGGCGGAGAGTAAGCTTCCCGATGCTGTTAAGCGTCAAGGCGTGGAAGTCGCTGAGCGTTCCAACGATACCTTGCGTATGCTCGCACTCACTTCAGAAAACAACCGCTACGATACAATTTTCATGTCCAACTACGCCATCAACAATCTTTTAGAGGAGTTTAAGCGCATTCCTGGTGTTTCGGAAGCCATTATTGTTGGAAATCAAGAGTATTCTATTCGTGTCTGGCTTGATCCTCAAAAACTCTCTTTTTACAACATTACGACCACGGAAGTGATTAACGCCATTAAAGCCCAAAATGAGCAGTATCCTATGGGACAAATTGGGCAAGAACCGATTGACAAAAATATTGCATTTACCTACACGGTCACGTCTACTGGCAGACTCAACACGCCAGAAGAGTTTGCGCAAATTTTGATCAAATCAAACACCGATGGTTCCTCTTTGAAACTAGGCGATGTTGCAACGCTTGAGCTAGGATCGGAGCGTTACTTTTTCAAAGGACTCTTTAATAAACAGCCCACGTCTATGATTCGTATTACCCTGACATCCAAAGCCAATGCACTGGAAGTATCAGACCTTTTGGATAAAAAAATCGAAGAACTTAAAAAGGAATTCCCTGAAGGGCTCAAAATAGATGCTACGTACGATCCAACGCTGTTTGTCCGCGCTTCCATTCATGAGGTTGTTGTCACTCTTTTAGAAGCGATTGCATTGGTTATTTTTGTGGTTTATCTCTTTTTAGGCAACATTCGTGCAACGATTATTCCTGTCCTTGCCATTCCTGTTTCCATCATCGGAACCTTTGCTGGTTTTTATGCCACAGGCTTTTCCATCAATCTTCTCACCCTTTTTGGATTGACGCTTGCCATTGGTCTGGTGGTGGATGATGCGATTATTGTCATTGAAAATGTCGAGCGAATTTTGCGTAAAGAAAATCTCAGCGTTAAAGAAGCAACGATCAAAGCGATGCAAGAGATTACCGCGCCTGTTATTGCTATCGTCCTTGTCTTGAGTGCTGTTTTTATTCCTGCTGCTTTTATGGGAGGTTTAAGCGGTACGATGTCACGGCAATTTGCCATTACCATTGTTATCTCTGTTGTCATTTCAGGGCTTGTCGCGTTAACCCTCACTCCGGCGCTCTGCTCTTTGCTTTTGAAAAAAGAGGAAGAAGAACCTTTGTGGATCATTCAAAGATTTAATGACCTTTTTGATTATATCACCCACCATTTTGGAAAAATTGTTCAAAATGCTATCCGCTTTAGCCTCTTTAATCTTCTCTTTTTTGGCATTATGATCTTTGTCATCGTTAAACTTCTGGGTATTATTCCCTCAGGTCTAGTACCTAAAGAAGATAAAGGAGTCTTTTTTGCCGTCACGACACTTCCTGCTGCTGCATCTCTTTCGCGTACCCATGAAGTCAATATCGCTGTAGGTGATGTCGCACTTCAAAATCCATCCGTCGATAAAGTGGGTGGCTTTTCAGGCTCTGACTTTAGTTCAAAAGCATATACAACCGAAGCGGGTTACAGCTATGTGCGTCTTACCGATTGGGGACAACGTAAAGAGGCAAATCAAAGTGTCGATGCGCTCTCCAAAGAGATTATGCAAAAGCTCTCTTCCAATAAAGAAGCACGTATTGTAGCTGTTTCACCTTCTGCCATTAGTGGACTAGGCGTATCGGGTGGTTTTGAGATGTATGTTCAAAATAGAACAGGTGGAAACTACCACCAATTGGAAAGTTATGCCAAAGAGATTGTCGCACGTGCTAGTGAGCGCCAAGAGCTTCGATCGGTTCGAAGTACCCTAAGTTCCAGTACCCCACAATTTCGCATTGAAGTTAACCATCAAAAAGCCAAAGCATATGGCATTGACATTGCCGATATTTATACCACCATTCAAGCGACTTTTGGCAATATCTATGTGAATGATATCAATATTTTTGGACGGAACTACCGTGTCAATGTCCAAGCAAAGGGCGATTTTAGAGAAGATACGAAAAATTACGGCGATATTTTTATCAAATCTAGTGATGGAAGTAACATTGCACTAAGTGATCTTGTGACTTTTAAACGTGTTCTCAATCCTAATATTACCAAACGTTTCAATATGTTCCCTTCCGCTCAAATCTTGGGAGAGACCAATGCAGGTTACTCTTCAGGCGAAGGACTTAAAATCATGGAAGAGATCGCAGCAGAAGTGCTGCCTGAAGGCTATTCTATCGCATGGGGTGGCGCATCGCTGCAAGAGAAAAAACTTTTAGAAACCGGCAATCTCTCGTTTGTATTTGCCATTGTTTTCATCTTTTTGATCTTGGTAGCACTGTATGAGAGTTGGATGATTCCTTGGGCGATTGTGCTCGCCGTACCTTTCGCACTTCTAGGAGCAGCGCTGTCTATCTGGCTTCGTGGACTTCAAAATGACATCTACTTCCAAATAGGACTCATCACTCTTGTGGGACTTTCGGCTAAAAATGCGATTTTAATGGTGGAATTTGCATTGCAAAAAATGGAAGAAGGTTTTAGTTTAATCGACGCGACTATTGAAGGGGCAAAAATTCGTTTTCGTCCTATTATTATGACCTCATTTGCGTTCATAGCAGGAACTCTTCCACTGGCATTAAGCTCAGGAGCAGGTGCCAACAGCCGCCATATCATCGGTACAACGGTCGTTGGCGGTATGGTGACACTTACCCTTATTGGCGTCTTCTTTACACCACTTTTTTTCTATTTGATTATGAAAGGTAAAGAGAAATTTTTACTTACGTTCAAGTCCCAAAAGCCCAAGACCTAA